In the Acropora muricata isolate sample 2 chromosome 1, ASM3666990v1, whole genome shotgun sequence genome, one interval contains:
- the LOC136931875 gene encoding neuromedin-K receptor-like, which translates to MTLHSQQQNINSSLPFFSSSECIAWLTVFGIETAAIVALNVLTIIVYLKERRLRKRSMYLVINLAVADMFVGASVISHSWLLGGECDLWTIHYFSVPFFSVLFVLFVFPTASLINLAAIALERTHAAFRPLKHRLLKKKIFGAVIVAVWITAGLLASTRVLYISRTLTFQGLTNFSILYVSFCLFYLLILVVSYSSIAIKIFCGTQFHDHGATSRKRKLTKTLFFVTVVSLLVTMPFIIFKTGFMVSYLRLSKMISLRTRAFLHVSLVFLFYTSSLVNPILYAFRIPEFRRGLFSVLHCKFQAQSAQGFPLNEI; encoded by the coding sequence atgactcttcactctcagcaacaaaacataAATTCATCTCTCCcgtttttctcttcttctgagtgcattgcctggctaACAGTGTTTGGCATAGAGACTGCTGCTATAGTGGCGTTGAATGtccttacaatcattgtttacctgaaagagcgccGCCTTAGgaagcgcagcatgtacctggtgatcaacctgGCAGTGGCCGACATGTTTGTTGGGGCCAGCGTGATCTCTCATTCTTGGCTTTTAGGAGGCGAATGTGACCTTTGGACGATCCATTATTTTAGCGTCCCTTTTTTCtccgttttgtttgttttgtttgtctttccAACAGCGTCATTAATAAACCTTGCAGCTATTGCTTTGGAGAGGACGCACGCAGCGTTTCGTCCTTTAAAGCATCGCCtcctcaaaaagaaaatctttggagcAGTTATAGTGGCAGTATGGATTACAGCTGGGCTCCTTGCAAGTACTAGGGTCTTATATATCTCTCGGACTTTAACTTTTCAAGGACTCACCAACTTTTCTATTTTatatgtttcattttgtttgttttacctTCTAATTCTCGTTGTTTCGTACTCGtctatagctataaaaattTTCTGTGGAACTCAATTTCATGACCATGGTGCAACcagtagaaaaagaaaattgaccaagacACTATTTTTTGTcacagttgtatctttactaGTGACGATGCcattcattatttttaaaactggtttcatggtttcatatTTACGACTTTCAAAAATGATTTCGCTCAGAACACGTGCTTTTTTACATGTTTCTCTCGTCTTTCTGTTTTATACAagctctcttgtcaatccaattctctatgcatttagaattccagagttcaga